In the Leptospira sp. WS4.C2 genome, one interval contains:
- the pheA gene encoding prephenate dehydratase, with translation MSSAEEELKKLRAGIDSLDTEIIGLIQKRAGFAQEIGRVKKESGGPIYRPDREKDVYEKVTKLSGGPLPASVIRAIYREMMSGTIALEHPLKIGFLGPEGSFSHSAMRSKFGTSIDAAPQTSIPDVFRMVEEGKLDYGVVPVENSTEGQVSSTLDMFLETDLIVYSELYQKISFSLLGFETDLAAVKKIYGIRIGNEQCRNWISANLPNAEVVETSSTAMAAKLVSERKDGLAIASKIAGEIYNLNIIAEGIEDYSGNTTRFLVIGKTESPKTKEDKTSIVFSIPNQTGSLFAILRTFNDGSVNLTKIESRPLKRNLWEYHFFVDFIGHKEDPKIAELLEKVKSQCTLFKLLGSYPTAGSFPT, from the coding sequence ATGAGTAGTGCAGAAGAAGAATTAAAAAAACTCCGCGCTGGGATCGATTCACTTGATACTGAAATTATTGGTTTGATTCAAAAACGTGCTGGATTCGCACAAGAGATTGGACGTGTCAAAAAAGAATCGGGTGGTCCCATCTACCGACCGGATCGTGAAAAAGATGTGTATGAAAAAGTAACCAAGTTATCTGGCGGGCCACTCCCCGCATCGGTGATTCGTGCAATCTACCGGGAGATGATGTCTGGAACCATTGCCTTAGAACACCCGTTAAAGATTGGATTTCTGGGACCTGAAGGAAGTTTTTCTCATTCCGCCATGCGTTCCAAATTTGGAACCTCTATCGATGCTGCTCCACAAACATCCATCCCAGATGTATTTCGAATGGTAGAAGAGGGGAAGTTAGATTACGGAGTGGTTCCTGTAGAAAATTCTACTGAGGGCCAGGTAAGTTCCACTCTCGATATGTTTTTAGAAACAGACCTCATCGTATACTCTGAGTTATACCAAAAGATTTCCTTTTCTTTGCTCGGTTTTGAAACTGATCTTGCAGCCGTTAAAAAAATCTATGGAATTCGTATTGGGAACGAACAATGCCGCAATTGGATTTCTGCAAACCTTCCCAATGCAGAAGTTGTGGAAACCTCATCCACAGCGATGGCGGCAAAATTAGTTTCCGAAAGAAAAGACGGACTTGCCATCGCCTCTAAAATTGCCGGTGAAATTTATAATTTAAATATCATTGCCGAAGGAATCGAAGACTATTCGGGAAACACCACTCGGTTTTTGGTGATAGGAAAAACAGAATCACCGAAAACAAAAGAAGATAAAACTTCCATTGTTTTTTCGATTCCAAACCAAACGGGTTCTCTGTTTGCGATTTTAAGAACTTTCAATGATGGTTCGGTCAACTTAACCAAAATTGAATCGAGACCATTAAAACGAAACTTATGGGAATACCATTTTTTTGTCGATTTTATTGGTCACAAAGAAGATCCAAAAATTGCAGAACTTCTAGAAAAAGTGAAATCACAATGTACCTTATTTAAACTTCTCGGTTCTTATCCAACAGCTGGATCTTTTCCTACATGA
- the scpB gene encoding SMC-Scp complex subunit ScpB — protein MEERTYTKGLLEALLFLSSDPIKLSALAKSAGIEKTEARELLDELILDYQEKEGGFLLREIAGGYQFITNQKYSEVLAHIFKDKKRETLSRGTLDTLAIIAYKQPITLTELDEIRGVSSRAMVASLMSKKLVKAVGQKEVPGRPTLYGTTNEFLLHFGLSKLTDLPTPVEVKELKFEEFSPESIIVTDETEMNPDFDLSTLPEELQEEA, from the coding sequence TTGGAAGAAAGAACTTATACCAAGGGCCTTCTTGAGGCGCTTCTCTTTTTGTCTTCGGATCCGATCAAATTGTCTGCACTTGCAAAGTCCGCCGGGATAGAAAAAACTGAAGCCCGAGAACTCCTAGACGAACTCATCCTCGATTACCAAGAAAAAGAAGGCGGGTTTTTACTCAGAGAAATCGCCGGTGGTTACCAATTCATCACAAATCAAAAATATAGCGAAGTTCTTGCCCATATCTTTAAAGATAAAAAAAGAGAAACTCTCTCTCGTGGAACTTTAGACACCCTTGCCATCATTGCTTATAAACAACCCATCACGTTGACAGAACTAGATGAAATTCGTGGGGTCTCTTCTCGGGCAATGGTTGCAAGCCTCATGTCCAAAAAATTGGTGAAGGCTGTGGGACAAAAAGAAGTTCCTGGAAGACCCACATTGTACGGAACGACCAACGAATTTTTGTTACACTTTGGTCTGAGTAAACTCACAGACCTACCTACACCGGTAGAGGTGAAGGAACTTAAGTTTGAAGAATTTTCTCCCGAATCCATCATTGTCACCGATGAAACGGAAATGAATCCCGATTTTGATTTGAGCACACTGCCGGAAGAATTACAAGAAGAGGCCTAA
- a CDS encoding ScpA family protein: MSQTPEFIVRWQNQDGGLTEGPLTVLWSLIDSYKVDIFEVSLSRITSDFIQFLRTSQSLTIELTSEFAVMAAHLVYLKSKALLPDPGFEEEDYDPPLPKELVDKLLEHKKFQMAGQRLAELDRLTAGMFTRETNQVLDETEVWLDVSLVDLISAFNSILEQESSNEVEDLLPIYEGVAQYSVEDKMEYLRNLLEKNGEIHFMDLFESEKPEKKEIVAAFLAVLEVVKIRVCKVLQHAVFGEIKIVKV, from the coding sequence GTGTCCCAAACCCCGGAGTTTATCGTCCGGTGGCAGAACCAGGACGGAGGATTGACAGAAGGACCGTTAACGGTTCTATGGTCTCTGATTGATAGTTATAAGGTTGATATTTTTGAAGTCTCCCTTTCGCGTATCACATCTGATTTCATTCAATTTCTGAGAACGAGTCAGTCTTTGACGATTGAACTTACATCTGAGTTTGCCGTGATGGCGGCTCATTTGGTATATTTAAAATCCAAAGCCTTATTGCCAGACCCTGGCTTTGAGGAAGAGGATTATGACCCACCTCTACCCAAAGAACTAGTCGATAAACTATTAGAACACAAAAAATTCCAAATGGCCGGACAACGTTTAGCGGAATTGGACCGGTTGACTGCGGGAATGTTCACTCGGGAAACCAACCAAGTTTTGGATGAAACGGAAGTTTGGTTGGATGTAAGCCTTGTGGACCTTATCTCTGCATTTAATTCCATTTTGGAACAAGAAAGTTCCAATGAGGTAGAGGACCTACTACCGATCTACGAGGGTGTGGCCCAATACTCCGTAGAGGACAAAATGGAGTATTTACGAAATCTTTTAGAGAAAAACGGGGAAATCCATTTTATGGATTTGTTTGAATCAGAAAAACCGGAAAAAAAAGAAATCGTCGCTGCCTTCCTTGCCGTATTAGAAGTTGTTAAAATCCGAGTTTGCAAAGTTCTCCAACATGCAGTTTTCGGTGAAATCAAAATAGTCAAGGTTTAG
- a CDS encoding response regulator has translation MARILVVDDAKFMRTLVKDALVGAGHEIVGEAENGNIAVEQYKNLKPDLVTMDITMREKDGIEATKEIIKFDASAKIIMVTALGQEDLLAKAIKMGVKDFVVKPFPPERLQQAAAKALGL, from the coding sequence ATGGCAAGAATTTTGGTTGTAGATGATGCAAAATTCATGAGAACGCTCGTAAAAGATGCGTTAGTTGGAGCGGGTCACGAGATCGTAGGTGAAGCAGAGAACGGTAATATTGCGGTGGAACAATACAAAAACCTCAAACCGGACTTAGTGACAATGGACATTACCATGCGTGAAAAAGATGGAATTGAGGCGACAAAGGAAATTATTAAATTTGATGCCTCTGCAAAAATCATTATGGTAACTGCGCTCGGTCAAGAAGACTTACTTGCAAAAGCAATTAAGATGGGTGTAAAGGATTTTGTAGTAAAACCTTTCCCTCCAGAAAGATTGCAACAAGCAGCAGCAAAAGCACTGGGTTTATAA